In Desulfonispora thiosulfatigenes DSM 11270, the DNA window GTCGACAACATAAACATATTCATAATCCCAATCATAAACTAGGAAATAACGTCCTTTATCTCGACCAGCATTTGACTTAACTAGTTGCCCTCTTTGTAAGTTATAGGTCATAATAATCACCTATAACTTAGTTAAAATTAACGGACCTTTTTCCGTTATTGCAATTGAGTGTTCAAAATGAGCCGAAAATTTATGATCCTTTGTCACAACAGTCCAATTGTCTTCTAAAACTTCTACTTCATAGGTTCCTATGTTAACCATGGGTTCAATAGCCAAGCACATACCAGCTTTCAAACGAGGTCCATGCCCAGGATTTCCGAAGTTCGGCACTTGTGGCTCTTCATGCATTCTTGATCCAATACCATGACCTACAAAATCGCGCACAATAGAAAATCCGTTATATTCAACATAAGATTGAATACTATTTGATATATCTGACAGTCTATTTCCTATCTTAGCTTCTTCAATGCCTTTATAAAGGCTTTCTTCAGTTACGTTTAATAAAGAACTAACTTCTTCAGATATATCACCAACAGCAAAAGTCTTTGCCGCATCACCATAGTATCCATTAATAACAGCACCACAATCAATACTTATAATATCTCCAAGTTCTAATGACCTTAATCCAGGAATTCCATGCACGACTTGTTCATTTATTGATGCACATATTGTAGCCGGAAAACCACAATACCCTTTAAAGGCAGGAACTGCTCCTTTAGAAGTTATATAATCTTCAGCGATTATATCTAAATCTTTAGTTGATACATTTGGAGCTACAGCTTTTCTTAACTCCTCCAACGTTTCGGCAACAATTTTCCCTGCATCTTGCATATAGGCAATTTCTCGATCAGACTTAAGAACAATCATCTTAATTAACTCCTAAAACTAAACAAATATCACTTAAAACTTTATCCATAGGTTGGTTGCCTTCAATACTACTAAGCAATCCTAATTCTTGATAATATTTTATAAGTGGGGTTGTTTGTTCAGCATAAACATCTAAACGTTTATTAACAGTTTCACTAGAATCATCTGCACGTTGATATAGTTCACCGCTGCATTTAGTGCATTCTTTCTCATTAATTGATGGATTAAACAGAGTATGATAGGTAGCTCCGCAAGATTTGCAAATTCTACGTCCTGTTAATCTGTCAACTAAAATTTCTTTAGGCACTTGAATATCTAATACTGCATTTAGGGATATATTTAAATCATTTAAAATTTCACTTAAAGCATCAGCTTGAGCTACAGTTCTAGGAAAACCATCTAATAAAAAGCCCTTTACACAATCAGATTCTTGTAAACGTTCTTTTACAATTCCAATAGTAACTTCATCAGGCACTAATTTACCTTGATCCATAAAACTTTTTGCTTTTAAACCTAATTCAGTGCTATCTTTAATAGCCTTTCTAAACATATCTCCTGTAGAGATATGGGGTATATTAAACTTTTGAACCAATTTTTCAGCCTGTGTGCCTTTTCCTGCACCAGGAGGTCCCATAAGGATTATTCTCATTTTATTCCCTCCCTAAGGGCTTTCTTATTTCATAAATCCTTCATAGTTACGCATTAATAAATACGATTCCATCTGTTTCATAGTATCAAGTGTTACACCTACAACAATAAGTAAAGCTGTTCCTCCAAAATAAATTGGAAGTTTTGTAACAGTCATTAAAATAGTAGGTAATACAGCTATAGCTGCTAAAAATAAGGCTCCGAACAAAGTAATTCGGCTCATTACTTTTTGAATATAATCTGAAGTTGGTTTTCCTGGTCTTCTACCAGGTATAAAACCACCATATTTTCTTAAATTGTCTGCAACATCCATTGGGTTGAAAGTAATAGCTGAGTAGAAATAAGTAAAGAATATAATAAACACTGCATAAACAAAATTATAAAACAGTGATTGGAAGTTGAAAGCATTCTTTACCCAAACTGCAACACTACTATCAGGGAACCAAGAAGCAATAGTTCCTGGAAACATTAGAATCGACATTGCAAAGATTACAGGTATTACGCCAGCTGAGTTAACTTTAATTGGAATATGAGTACTTTGACCACCATATACCTTTCTCCCAACTACACGCTTAGCATATTGTACTGGTATTCTACGTTGTCCTTCTTGTATAGCAACAATAGCTGCAATTACAAATAAGGCTAAAACTAAAAATATAAGTACAACAAAAATGTTTGTAGTTCCTGCTTTAACATAACTATACATGGAAGCTATTCCACCAGGTAAACTAGAAACGATACCTGCAAAAATAATTAATGAGATTCCGTTACCAATTCCCTTTTCAGTTATCATTTCTCCTAACCACATTAGGAATGCTGTTCCAGCTGTTAAGGTTAGTGCTATAACTAATATGCTTGGCATCGAAGGATCTATTAGAGCCTTTCTTAAACCAAAAGAAATTCCTATAGCTTGAATAAAACCAAGTATAACAGTTAAATATCTGGTATACTCGGCAATCTTCTTACGTCCCTCTACTCCTTCTTTGGCTAAAACTTCAAGATAAGGGACAACCACGGTTAATAACTGCATAATAATAGATGCGTTAATATATGGTGTAATACTCATCGCAAAAATTGAAAATTTCTTAAAAGCTCCACCTGAAATTACATCAAAGAAGCCTAAAAGTTGTCCTTCATTAACTAAGTTTTCTATAACACTTAAATTGATACCTGGAACAGGAATGTGTGCCCCAATTCGAAAAACCAAAAACATAAGCATTGTAAATACAATTTTCTGTCTTAGTTCTCCTATCTTTAGGGCTGAACCTAGTGCTTGAAGCACTTACATCACCTCTACTTTGCCTCCAACAGCTTCGATCTTCTCTTTAGCTGTTTGGCTAATGGCATGAACTTTAACAGTTAATGGCTTTGTAATCTCGCCCGTTCCTAAAATTTTAATTCCGTCTTTCATTTGCTTAACAATACCAGCTTGTTTTAATAATGCTGGGGTTACTTCAGTATTGGCTTCAAAACGATCTAAAACACTAACATTAATAGCCACTAAAGTCGTTTTGAATCTAGCATTAGAAAAACCTCTTTTTGGTAAACGTCTAATGATCGGAGTTTGACCACCCTCAAATGCTGGACCTTTTCCACCACCTGAACGTGCTCTTTGACCCTTGTGACCTTTACCTGCAGTTTTCCCTAGACCACTACCAATACCTCTACCTTTACGTTTCAAACTATGTCTAGAACCTTCATCAGGTTTTATTTCATGGAGTTTCAATATAGACACCTCCCTCATTAAGCATCAATTTTTTCTACCATTACCAAATGGTTTATTTTATGAACCATACCTCTAATGTTAGGAGTATCATTATGAACAACAGAGCTATTCAATTTTCTAAGGCCGAGGGTTTCAACGACTCTTCTTTGATTTTGGTTTGATCCAATTACACTTTTAACCAAGGTAACTTTGATTTTTTCTGACACTTTAATCCCTCCTAACCTAGAATTTCTTCTACTGTTTTACCACGAAGTTTAGCAACATCTTCTGCTCTCTTTAATGATGATAAACCTTCGATAGTAGCTTTTACGTTATTTAAAGCAGAATCTGATCCTAAAATTTTAGTAAGGATGTTTTTGATTCCAGCTAATTCAACAACAGCACGTACAGAGCCACCAGCGATAACTCCTGTACCTTCAGATGCTGGTTTTAATAATACTTTAGCAGCACCATGAATTCCGTTTATTTGATGAGGAATTGTGCCATTAATTACAGGAACAGTGATAAGGTTTTTCTTAGCATCCTCAATTCCTTTTCTTATAGCTTCTGGAACTTCACCTGCTTTACCCATACCAACTCCAACAGTACCATTTCCATCACCAACAACAACTAACGCGCTAAATCTAAAACGTCGTCCACCTTTAACTACTTTAGCAACTCTATTGATATGAACAACCTTTTCGTTCAAATCAAGCTTACTTGGGTCAATACTAGCCAAGGTTCTTCCCTCCCTTGCAATAAGTTAAAATTCAAGACCGCCTTCTCTAGCACCTTCAGCTAAAGCTTTTATACGACCATGAAAGATATTTCCACCTCTATCAAAAACGACTTGCTTAATTTCTTTTTCTAGAGCCTTTTTAGCAATTAATTCTCCCACTTGCTTTGCTGCATCAATGTTACCACCAACGCCATCTAACTCAAGTGTAGATGCAGCAACTAAAGTTTTACCTGCCACATCATCAATTAATTGTGCATAGATATTTTTTAAGCTCCTATAAACGTTTAAGCGAGGTCTCATTGGAGTACCATTTACTTTTTGACGTACTTTTAAATGTTTTTTAGCACGCAATTTTTTTCTTGGAGTCTTAATGATCACTTTATCTTCACTCCCTTCCCGCTTACATTCCTATTATTTACTTCTTACCAGTTTTACCTGCTTTAAGTTTAATAACTTCGCCCTCATAACGAATACCTTTACCTTTATACGGCTCAGGTTCACGCACTGAACGGATTTTAGCAGCATAATGTCCTACACGTTCTTTATCAATACCTTTAACAAATATTTTTGTTTGATCAGGTACTTCAATCTGAATAGTGTCTTCAGGTTCTATCTCAACAGGATGCGAATATCCTACTTGTAATACAAGTTTATTACCTTGCATTTGAGCTCTATATCCTACACCAACTAACTGAAGATTTTTTTGAAAACCATCACTTACGCCTTTAACCATATTAAATATAAGTGCACGCGTTAAGCCATGTAATGCCCTAATTTCTTTTTTATCATTAGGACGAGTCACATTTATTTGGTTATCTTCGATATTAAGACCTATTTCAGGGTGAAATTCTTTTGTTAATTCTCCTTTAGGACCATTAACAACAAGAATATTATTATTTAGGTCAACTTTTACACCGTCAGGAATCATGACAGGAAGCTTACCAATTCTGGACATATGAACACCTCCCGAACTTTATATTACCATACATAACAAACTACTTCTCCACCAACGCCTGCTTTTCTAGCAGATCTATCAGACATTATTCCCTTAGATGTAGAGATTATAGCAACGCCTAATCCTCCTAACACCTTTGGAACTTCGTCTTTCTTACAATATACTTTTAAACCAGGTTTACTAATACGTTTTAACCCTGATATAACTTTTTCTCTGTTTGAACCATATTTTAAGTAAACACGAATTACTCCTTGCTTATCGTCCTCAATGCACTCGTAGTCTTTAATGAATCCTTCATCCTTTAAAATTTCAGCTAAGCTTTTTTTAATATTGGAAGCAGGAATTTCCACCTTCTCATGCATTACCATATTGGCATTACGAATTCGTGTTAAAAAATCGGCAACTGGATCTGTCATAACCATTTATAAAGCCCCCCTTCCATTCATCGAGGTTTACCAACTAGATTTAGTAACTCCCGGTAATTGGCCTTCATAAGCAAATTTCCGGAAACATACACGGCACATTCCAAATTTACGCATATACCCACGTGGACGTCCACAAACTTTGCATCTATTAACTACACGGACATCAAACTTAGGTGCTTTTCTTACTATCATTGAAGTTTTTGCCAAGAATATTACCTCCTTAATTTTTAGCTTCTAAAAGGCATCCCAAGAAGCTGTAACAATTCTTTAGCTTCTTCATCAGTCTTAGCAGTAGTTACAAAAACAACCTCAAGACCACGTAACTTATCAATTTTTTCATAATCTATTTCTGGGAAAATTAATTGTTCTTTTAAACCAAGACTATAATTTCCACGTCCATCAAAAGATTTAGGTGAAGTTCCATTAAAATCACGTACACGAGGTAAAGCAATGCTGAATAATTTATCTAAAAACTCATACATTTTTTCGCCACGTAAAGTTACTTTTGCTCCTATCGGCATTCCTTCTCTTAGTTTAAATGCAGCAACTGATTTTTTTGCTTTAGTAACAATTGGTTTTTGACCAGTTATTATAGTTAAATCATTAATAGCTGCATCTAAAGCTTTAGAATTTTGAACTGCCTCTCCTAGACCAATGTTAATTACAAGTTTTTCCACTTTAGGCACTTGCATTATATTTTTATAATTGAACTTTTGCTGCATAGCAGTCTTAACTTCGCTCAAATACTTTTCTTTCAATCTTGCCATTAGAAATTGCCTCCTTTCTGGCCCTCTTACTTATCAAAAACTTCGCTACACTTAGCACATTTACGTACCTTTGTTCCATTAGCGAGCTCTTGATGTGCTACTCGAACACCTTTTCCACATTTAGCACAGAAAGGCATTACATTCGATACATGAATTGGGCCTTCTTTTTCAATAATACCACCCTGAGGCATCTTTTGTGTCGGACGCGAATGTTTTTTAAGCACATTTACACCCTCTACAATAACTCGACCCTCTTTAGGAAACGATTGCAATACTTTGCTTTTTTTACCTCTATCTTTACCAGCAGTAACTACTACTGTATCACCTTTTTTTACATGTAACTTTTTAATCATTATTTTCACCTCCAAAGGCTACATCTCTTACAGCACTTCAGGAGCAAGAGAAATAATTTTCATAAAATCTCTCTCACGCAACTCTCTAGCTACAGGTCCAAAAATACGTGTTCCTTTTGGACTTCTATCATCTTTTATAATAACAGCAGCATTTTCACTGAAGCGGATATAAGAACCATCTTTTCTTTTTGTTGATTGAACAGTCCTTACTACAACTGCTTTAACTACTTCACCCTTCTTTACAACGCCTCCTGGTGTTGCTTCTTTAACTGATGCAACTATTACATCACCTATAGCAGCATAACGGCGCTTTGAACCACCTAAAACTTTAATGCATAATAACTCTTTAGCTCCAGTGTTGTCACCGACTTTTAGCCTAGTTTCTTGTTGAATCATACCAGCTTACCTCCTTCCGGCGACAGAATCTTAAATAATAGGCGCCTTTTCAACAATTTCAACCACACGCCATCTTTTATCCTTGCTTAATGGACGGGTTTCAACAATCTTTACCTTATCGCCAACACGACACTCATTTTCAGCGTCATGCGCTTTAAATTTCTTAGTAAGTTTTGTCGTTTTTCCATAAAGAGGATGACGGAAGTAGTTTTCTACCGCTACTGTAGCAGTTTTATCCATCTTGTCACTTACTACGATTCCCATACGAATCTTACGGTTCGCTCTTTCCATCCTACTAACCTCCTTCTAAGAGTTTAAGAGTTTGATTAAGCTCTTTGCTCTTCTAACTCTCTTTGTCTTAAAATAGTTTTTGCTCTAGCAATACTTTTTCTAACTTCTTTTACTCTAACTGGATTTTCAAGTTGACCTGTTGCCATTTGAAAACGCAAGTTGAAAAGTTCTTCTTTAAATTGATCTACTTTACGATTTAATTCATCATTTGATAAATCGCGTAATTTATTAGTTTTCATTGGCGTCACCACCCATATCTTCCCGTTTAATAATTTTGCATTTCACGGGCAATTTATGCATTCCTAGGCGTAAAGCCTCAAGTGCTACTTCTTCAGATACCCCAGCTAATTCGAACATTACGCGTCCAGTTTTTACAACTGCTACCCAATATTCCGGGGAACCTTTACCACTACCCATACGTGTTTCAGCAGGTTTAGCTGTAATTGGTTGATCTGGGAATATCTTAATCCATACTTGACCGCCACGTTTCATATAACGAGTCATCGCAATACGTGCAGCTTCAATCTGACGATTAGTAATATAACCAGGTTCTAATGCTTGCAAACCATACTCACCATGTGAAATAAAGTTTCCTCTTTGTGCTTTACCTTTTAACTTTTTAAGGTGGGGTCTGCGCCATCTTACTCTTTTTGGAACTAACATGACCTATCTTCCCCCTTCCTCAACTTGAGCTAATTTTGCTTTAGGCAAAACCTCTCCCTTATATATCCAAACTTTTACACCTAATTTTCCATAAGTTGTATCAGCTTCAGCAAAACCGTAATCGATATCTGCTCTTAAGGTATGAAGTGGAACTTTGCCTTCTGTATACCATTCTGTACGAGCAATTTCTGCTCCTCCAAGACGTCCAGAAACGGCAATTTTAATACCTTCCGCACCTAAACGCATAGCTCTAGTTACAACTTGCTTCATTGCTCTACGGAATGCAACACGTCTAACTAACTGTGAAGCTACGTTTTCTGATACTAATTGAGCATCCGTCTCAGGTTTTTTAACTTCTTGTATATTTATGTTA includes these proteins:
- the map gene encoding type I methionyl aminopeptidase, whose protein sequence is MIVLKSDREIAYMQDAGKIVAETLEELRKAVAPNVSTKDLDIIAEDYITSKGAVPAFKGYCGFPATICASINEQVVHGIPGLRSLELGDIISIDCGAVINGYYGDAAKTFAVGDISEEVSSLLNVTEESLYKGIEEAKIGNRLSDISNSIQSYVEYNGFSIVRDFVGHGIGSRMHEEPQVPNFGNPGHGPRLKAGMCLAIEPMVNIGTYEVEVLEDNWTVVTKDHKFSAHFEHSIAITEKGPLILTKL
- a CDS encoding adenylate kinase yields the protein MRIILMGPPGAGKGTQAEKLVQKFNIPHISTGDMFRKAIKDSTELGLKAKSFMDQGKLVPDEVTIGIVKERLQESDCVKGFLLDGFPRTVAQADALSEILNDLNISLNAVLDIQVPKEILVDRLTGRRICKSCGATYHTLFNPSINEKECTKCSGELYQRADDSSETVNKRLDVYAEQTTPLIKYYQELGLLSSIEGNQPMDKVLSDICLVLGVN
- the secY gene encoding preprotein translocase subunit SecY; translation: MLQALGSALKIGELRQKIVFTMLMFLVFRIGAHIPVPGINLSVIENLVNEGQLLGFFDVISGGAFKKFSIFAMSITPYINASIIMQLLTVVVPYLEVLAKEGVEGRKKIAEYTRYLTVILGFIQAIGISFGLRKALIDPSMPSILVIALTLTAGTAFLMWLGEMITEKGIGNGISLIIFAGIVSSLPGGIASMYSYVKAGTTNIFVVLIFLVLALFVIAAIVAIQEGQRRIPVQYAKRVVGRKVYGGQSTHIPIKVNSAGVIPVIFAMSILMFPGTIASWFPDSSVAVWVKNAFNFQSLFYNFVYAVFIIFFTYFYSAITFNPMDVADNLRKYGGFIPGRRPGKPTSDYIQKVMSRITLFGALFLAAIAVLPTILMTVTKLPIYFGGTALLIVVGVTLDTMKQMESYLLMRNYEGFMK
- the rplO gene encoding 50S ribosomal protein L15; amino-acid sequence: MKLHEIKPDEGSRHSLKRKGRGIGSGLGKTAGKGHKGQRARSGGGKGPAFEGGQTPIIRRLPKRGFSNARFKTTLVAINVSVLDRFEANTEVTPALLKQAGIVKQMKDGIKILGTGEITKPLTVKVHAISQTAKEKIEAVGGKVEVM
- the rpmD gene encoding 50S ribosomal protein L30, with product MSEKIKVTLVKSVIGSNQNQRRVVETLGLRKLNSSVVHNDTPNIRGMVHKINHLVMVEKIDA
- the rpsE gene encoding 30S ribosomal protein S5, producing MASIDPSKLDLNEKVVHINRVAKVVKGGRRFRFSALVVVGDGNGTVGVGMGKAGEVPEAIRKGIEDAKKNLITVPVINGTIPHQINGIHGAAKVLLKPASEGTGVIAGGSVRAVVELAGIKNILTKILGSDSALNNVKATIEGLSSLKRAEDVAKLRGKTVEEILG
- the rplR gene encoding 50S ribosomal protein L18, giving the protein MIIKTPRKKLRAKKHLKVRQKVNGTPMRPRLNVYRSLKNIYAQLIDDVAGKTLVAASTLELDGVGGNIDAAKQVGELIAKKALEKEIKQVVFDRGGNIFHGRIKALAEGAREGGLEF
- the rplF gene encoding 50S ribosomal protein L6, which produces MSRIGKLPVMIPDGVKVDLNNNILVVNGPKGELTKEFHPEIGLNIEDNQINVTRPNDKKEIRALHGLTRALIFNMVKGVSDGFQKNLQLVGVGYRAQMQGNKLVLQVGYSHPVEIEPEDTIQIEVPDQTKIFVKGIDKERVGHYAAKIRSVREPEPYKGKGIRYEGEVIKLKAGKTGKK
- the rpsH gene encoding 30S ribosomal protein S8; amino-acid sequence: MVMTDPVADFLTRIRNANMVMHEKVEIPASNIKKSLAEILKDEGFIKDYECIEDDKQGVIRVYLKYGSNREKVISGLKRISKPGLKVYCKKDEVPKVLGGLGVAIISTSKGIMSDRSARKAGVGGEVVCYVW
- a CDS encoding type Z 30S ribosomal protein S14, encoding MAKTSMIVRKAPKFDVRVVNRCKVCGRPRGYMRKFGMCRVCFRKFAYEGQLPGVTKSSW
- the rplE gene encoding 50S ribosomal protein L5, which translates into the protein MARLKEKYLSEVKTAMQQKFNYKNIMQVPKVEKLVINIGLGEAVQNSKALDAAINDLTIITGQKPIVTKAKKSVAAFKLREGMPIGAKVTLRGEKMYEFLDKLFSIALPRVRDFNGTSPKSFDGRGNYSLGLKEQLIFPEIDYEKIDKLRGLEVVFVTTAKTDEEAKELLQLLGMPFRS
- the rplX gene encoding 50S ribosomal protein L24, whose protein sequence is MIKKLHVKKGDTVVVTAGKDRGKKSKVLQSFPKEGRVIVEGVNVLKKHSRPTQKMPQGGIIEKEGPIHVSNVMPFCAKCGKGVRVAHQELANGTKVRKCAKCSEVFDK
- the rplN gene encoding 50S ribosomal protein L14; this encodes MIQQETRLKVGDNTGAKELLCIKVLGGSKRRYAAIGDVIVASVKEATPGGVVKKGEVVKAVVVRTVQSTKRKDGSYIRFSENAAVIIKDDRSPKGTRIFGPVARELRERDFMKIISLAPEVL
- the rpsQ gene encoding 30S ribosomal protein S17, with the translated sequence MERANRKIRMGIVVSDKMDKTATVAVENYFRHPLYGKTTKLTKKFKAHDAENECRVGDKVKIVETRPLSKDKRWRVVEIVEKAPII
- the rpmC gene encoding 50S ribosomal protein L29, yielding MKTNKLRDLSNDELNRKVDQFKEELFNLRFQMATGQLENPVRVKEVRKSIARAKTILRQRELEEQRA
- the rplP gene encoding 50S ribosomal protein L16, whose amino-acid sequence is MLVPKRVRWRRPHLKKLKGKAQRGNFISHGEYGLQALEPGYITNRQIEAARIAMTRYMKRGGQVWIKIFPDQPITAKPAETRMGSGKGSPEYWVAVVKTGRVMFELAGVSEEVALEALRLGMHKLPVKCKIIKREDMGGDANEN
- the rpsC gene encoding 30S ribosomal protein S3, which produces MGQKVSPKGLRIGVIRDWDAKWYSDKNYVELLHEDIKIRKFLKNKLFQAGISLITIERAANSRVKVNLHTAKPGIVIGRGGAEVDALRKELEKMTGKKVNINIQEVKKPETDAQLVSENVASQLVRRVAFRRAMKQVVTRAMRLGAEGIKIAVSGRLGGAEIARTEWYTEGKVPLHTLRADIDYGFAEADTTYGKLGVKVWIYKGEVLPKAKLAQVEEGGR